From a region of the Impatiens glandulifera chromosome 4, dImpGla2.1, whole genome shotgun sequence genome:
- the LOC124937081 gene encoding probable ribosomal protein S11, mitochondrial: protein MFVNRSAIRLQIGQAFRAIVPGAFRGTCAGVTDKLNCHGDVIHRLMGSLGSQLGRSSIHSSSQKEFENGTGQMTRSTGQMTRSMDFVRGIMEEDIKGFPRNNNNNWMPQYQVENNADILHIRMMRNNSKVTLTDSKGKVKFNISAGMLSGATKVSRYSAESASELAGRKIREMGIKSVVVKVNGFTFFKKKRQAILAVREGYTNNRGDKNPIVFIEDTTRKAHNGCRLPKQRRT from the exons ATGTTTGTTAACCGATCCGCGATTCGACTTCAAATCGGCCAAGCATTTCGCGCCATTGTCCCCGGAGCTTTTCGAG GTACTTGTGCAGGTGTCACGGATAAATTGAATTGTCACGGTGATGTCATTCATCGATTAATGGGAAGTTTAGGCAGTCAACTAGGTAGAAGCTCGATACACTCATCAAGTCAGAAGGAGTTTGAAAATGGAACCGGTCAAATGACAAGATCAACCGGTCAAATGACAAGATCAATGGATTTCGTGAGGGGAATCATGGAAGAAGATATAAAAGGTTTTCccagaaataataataataattggatGCCTCAGTATCAAGTGGAGAACAATGCAGATATCCTCCATATAAGGATGATGAGAAACAATAGTAAAGTAACTCTGACTGATTCAAAAGGGAAAGTAAAGTTTAATATATCAGCAGGAATGTTATCAGGAGCAACAAAAGTTTCTCGATATTCAGCTGAATCTGCTTCGGAACTTGCTGGGCGAAAAATAAGGGAAATGGGAATCAAATCGGTGGTTGTGAAAGTGAATGGGTTTACTTTCTTTAAGAAGAAGAGACAGGCGATCTTGGCTGTGAGGGAAGGTTATACTAATAACCGGGGAGATAAGAATCCTATTGTGTTTATCGAAGACACCACTCGCAAGGCTCATAATGGATGTCGGTTACCCAAACAACGCAGAACCTAA